One window from the genome of Musa acuminata AAA Group cultivar baxijiao chromosome BXJ1-4, Cavendish_Baxijiao_AAA, whole genome shotgun sequence encodes:
- the LOC135652480 gene encoding uncharacterized protein LOC135652480 isoform X5, producing MDCDDHDFQNENFQLIGEDNDGFPRSLQSYAPKFDIDDHFQTHLRFDSLAETGLLLGIQGEENNWIEEFSPRNSAIEFGSSASHTCSLSGHDINWSNAPSSESVQMLVKSVEKDEKVSPQIMNTEAEIHAIEDSAICATNAITHTDTGLLTDKLHNSILVSNENVEHHEVASQTPTDEKSEAGLAVSPSDQRFHSVAEVVASQCSAKEGLISSSGDVSKAYLVSSELLEVVRSMEPLDNTSTMSSSLDDRASAVNKDTEVSSNFVSHNIQNDISGLSTANAGMITEQLDNPLFSEQKMEECYVVDISKRSETLQSENKQNETSYNLYGDCKVNDQHFQDQVKNHVCDVKDSSELVSSAESLMLSNDISNSTVLMQNSGGLLEAFACQVQVSNKDSMAGDKSLTCTTEVPSLAMEKDGIVGRNSVGVDTENTRELSDIAEGPIDFRHDVHEYISEEGGVNPHAPATKDSIALEEERDLATSKAVINDNNCNELRRSDMAVEVTAMKAEIGTAGVDSDKDCKIDALISKKSDSIPIEKSAEGECLKSIVEKSITTEESSEDECLKSISENPTGKLDGKLDAPGHAILNEPCAALVDDTENKLSSPVHDKLDTSSLVAEHNEDNTIHSEEKESTAQLIDSSGTTLKDCSTVTEDTEISSFETQNNGMVMESDKNSIMDQAVADLHSGCLTLPSSDNSMILQRLHSEVELVVELKEVTPLSIPASQCDEKNVNTSSLSVTKSSMDNQISKQQFVVPDSEANVPSMKNFSDNLETANSDEVWVGSSDGVSSLATCLSKEGKDTDLVRTNNCDKPKHTETEIAALNSERNNYPQSTLPESNLESSLLDPDGGNLSSSEPNCGSPTVISCNQSIMEKMEHRESNSSLQDHAGSASTKSSDILKFTVQDSKVSITSEEDGNFTFVVQPDADFSQKDSNKDLALFSNTQSFEQPQISTETSQGYLSEAVNESTSTISKTIVEDKSGKVSAQATKKVGISKGDAKEKSHDFRGKGRKRNPCSTSPVPERATRSKSQREGMQQCLSVETKTANPSCFPSVQTSNLPDLNTSAPSAQFHQPFTDLQQVQLRAQIFVYGSLIQGVLPDEACMVPAFGGSDGGRSLWERAWRASSERFYNLKSSSISSGTHLHHHSEQGISCSPLPGKVLDSPAGWKDSKVPSSAIQNSTVSLQSAFQSSSNDGLHSNITRGIHLESSQSLSPMHPYQTSQIKQYMTNSTPWLSQSPHPASWSFSSQSLPVDSTSQYSGMLVSEATPVTLVRDSSIPCASNMQLASAGTLLPNQDAAHVSAALVVPFETQNREATPVNAKNTFVSEKSRKRKKVSAPEELVPKFSVSQLQAESASAAFTTNNLPNSVGLSLSSNSLSTVTSTGLVSATTHPITMPYYQILGSGHTQQRVTFSKETCTQIEHSKLQAENASAYAAAAVRHGQVIWEQMVAQRKLGLASEVDQKLASAAAAAAAAASVAKAAAEVAKVASDAALQAKLMADDALNSSNTGITIKNSEISFDVGKNLLTSTPVSSSKGKDKIRGPCSIISEARETTRKRVEAASAAIKRAENLDAILKAAEMAAEAVSQAGTIIAMGDPLPFSISELVEAGPEGHWNIRCAAIKKGIETNGVHAGENLALDSTVDREVNTRNSIKQPLTCNEGQKVSIVEEMPPNNKKSLLLEENSEVGYLTLSECELEDESRIVPTDGAARDAMQGSSIQKGSLVEVVADGDGLRGAWFSARVLDLKDGKAYVCYDGLSDEDFG from the exons ATGGATTGTGATGATCATGATTTTCAGAATGAGAATTTTCAACTAATTGGAGAGGACAATGATGGGTTTCCTCGAAGCTTACAATCATATGCACCAAAATTCGATATAGACGATCACTTCCAGACTCACCTAAGATTTGACAGTTTAGCAGAAACAGGGCTTTTACTTGGCATTCAAGGTGAAGAAAACAATTGGATTGAGGAGTTTTCACCCAGAAACAGTGCCATCGAATTTGGTTCAAGTGCCTCTCATACTTGCTCCCTTTCCGGGCATGACATTAATTGGTCCAATGCTCCATCATCTGAATCTGTGCAAATGTTAGTGAAATCAGTTGAAAAGGATGAGAAGGTAAGCCCACAAATTATGAATACAGAGGCAGAGATACATGCAATCGAAGATTCTGCTATATGTGCAACAAATGCTATTACACACACTGATACAGGTCTTTTGACTGATAAATTACATAACAGTATTTTGGTGTCAAATGAAAATGTGGAGCATCATGAAGTTGCTTCTCAAACTCCCACTGATGAAAAATCAGAAGCTGGTTTGGCTGTAAGTCCATCAGATCAAAGATTCCACTCTGTTGCAGAAGTGGTTGCCTCACAATGTAGTGCTAAAGAAGGATTAATTTCATCATCTGGTGAtgtatctaaagcatatttagtttctagTGAGCTTCTTGAGGTGGTTCGGAGCATGGAACCATTGGATAATACATCCACAATGAGTAGTTCACTCGATGATCGTGCTTCTGCTGTAAACAAAGATACCGAAGTTAGTTCAAATTTTGTTTCTCACAATATTCAAAATGACATTTCAGGCTTATCCACTGCTAATGCTGGTATGATCACTGAACAGCTTGATAACCCATTATTTTCTGAGCAAAAAATGGAAGAGTGCTATGTAGTTGACATAAGCAAGAGATCAGAAACTCTGCAATCTGAAAATAAGCAGAATGAAACAAGTTACAATCTGTATGGTGATTGCAAAGTGAATGATCAGCATTTTCAAGACCAGGTTAAGAATCATGTTTGTGATGTTAAGGATTCTTCTGAATTGGTTTCATCTGCAGAATCTCTAATGTTGTCAAATGACATATCTAATAGCACTGTGTTAATGCAGAACTCTGGTGGACTGCTGGAAGCTTTTGCTTGCCAGGTACAGGTTTCAAACAAAGACTCAATGGCAGGGGACAAAAGTTTAACTTGCACAACGGAGGTACCTTCTTTAGCAATGGAAAAAGATGGTATTGTTGGGAGAAACTCTGTTGGAGTTGACACTGAAAATACTCGTGAGCTAAGTGATATAGCTGAAGGACCGATAGATTTTAGACATGATGTACATGAATATATTTCTGAAGAAGGTGGTGTCAACCCACATGCTCCAGCGACCAAAGACAGTATTGCTCTTGAAGAAGAAAGAGACCTTGCCACGTCTAAGGCGGTTATTAATGATAACAACTGTAATGAATTGAGAAGATCAGACATGGCAGTTGAGGTAACTGCCATGAAAGCTGAAATAGGGACAGCTGGAGTTGATAGTGATAAGGACTGTAAAATTGATGCATTAATTTCGAAGAAATCTGACTCCATTCCAATAGAAAAGAGTGCAGAAGGTGAATGCTTAAAATCTATTGTTGAAAAATCCATTACAACAGAAGAAAGTTCTGAAGATGAATGCTTGAAATCCATTTCTGAAAATCCCACTGGTAAGTTGGATGGTAAGTTGGATGCTCCAGGACATGCTATACTCAATGAACCTTGTGCTGCGTTAGTGGATGACACAGAAAATAAGCTCTCATCTCCTGTTCATGATAAGTTGGATACAAGTTCTTTGGTTGCTGAACATAATGAGGATAATACAATTCATTCTGAGGAAAAGGAAAGCACTGCACAATTGATTGATTCAAGTGGCACAACTCTTAAGGACTGCTCCACTGTTACTGAGGATACAGAAATTTCCTCATTTGAAACTCAAAATAATGGTATGGTGATGGAATCAGACAAAAATTCAATCATGGACCAAGCAG TTGCTGATCTGCACTCAGGATGTCTCACATTGCCTTCTTCTGACAATTCAATGATTCTCCAGCGGTTGCATTCTGAAGTTGAATTAGTTGTAGAACTGAAGGAAGTGACACCATTATCTATACCTGCATCTCAGTGCGATGAGAAGAATGTAAACACCTCTTCCTTATCAGTTACAAAGAGCAGCATGGACAATCAGATTTCAAAACAACAATTTGTGGTGCCTGATTCAGAAGCCAATGTCCCTTCAATGAAGAATTTTTCAGATAACTTGG AAACTGCCAACAGTGATGAGGTATGGGTAGGTTCATCAGATGGTGTATCTTCTCTTGCTACATGCCTAAGCAAAGAAGGGAAAGATACTGATTTAGTTCGAACTAACAATTGTGACAAACCAAAACATACTGAAACTGAAA TTGCTGCATTAAATAGCGAGAGAAACAACTATCCTCAATCTACTTTGCCTGAAAGTAATCTTGAGTCCTCCTTATTGGATCCTGATGGTGGTAATCTAAGTTCATCTGAACCAAATTGTGGTTCACCAACTGTTATTAGTTGCAACCAATCTATTATGGAGAAAATGGAACATAGAGAAAGCAATAGTTCGTTGCAAGATCATGCAGGTTCTGCTTCAACAAAAAGTTCTGATATTTTAAAATTCACTGTTCAAGATTCTAAAGTGAGCATAACATCAGAAGAAGATGGCAACTTCACATTTGTAGTTCAGCCAGATGCAGATTTTTCCCAAAAAGACAGTAACAAGGATTTGGCACTTTTCTCCAATACACAGTCCTTTGAACAGCCGCAG ATTTCTACGGAGACTTCACAGGGGTATCTGAGTGAAGCTGTAAATGAGAGTACTAGCACCATCAGCAAGACAATTGTGGAAGACAAAAGTGGTAAAGTTTCTGCTCAGGCAACTAAAAAGGTAGGCATTTCAAAAGGAGATGCTAAAGAGAAGTCACATGATTTTCGTGGTAAAGGTAGGAAAAGAAACCCATGTAGTACCTCGCCTGTCCCTGAGAGAGCCACAAGAAGCAAAAGCCAGAGGGAGGGTATGCAGCAATGTCTCTCTGTTGAGACTAAGACTGCAAATCCATCCTGTTTTCCAAGTGTTCAAACATCTAATCTGCCTGATTTGAATACATCAGCTCCTTCTGCCCAGTTTCACCAGCCTTTCACAGATTTACAGCAAGTACAATTGCGTGCTCAGATTTTTGTGTATGGATCACTGAT CCAAGGTGTCTTGCCAGATGAGGCTTGTATGGTACCAGCCTTTGGAGGAAGTG ATGGAGGAAGGAGCTTATGGGAGCGAGCGTGGCGTGCATCTTCAGAAAGATTCTATAACCTGAAGTCATCATCCATTAGTTCTGGCACACATTTGCATCATCATTCAG AACAAGGGATCAGCTGCAGCCCTCTTCCTGGCAAGGTTCTTGATTCCCCTGCTGGCTGGAAGGACAGCAAGGTCCCAAGTTCAGCAATACAAAATTCCACTGTGTCTTTGCAGTCAGCTTTCCAGAGTTCATCTAATGATGGTTTACACTCCAATATCACAAGAGGCATCCACTTGGAATCCAGTCAATCTCTATCTCCAATGCATCCATACCAGACTTCTCAGATCAAGCAATACATGACCAATTCTACACCTTGGTTATCTCAGAGCCCTCACCCTGCTTCGTGGTCTTTTTCATCGCAAAGTTTACCTGTTGATTCCACTTCACAATATTCTGGAATGCTTGTTTCTGAAGCAACTCCAGTAACCCTTGTTAGAGACTCTTCTATACCTTGTGCCTCAAACATGCAGCTCGCTTCTGCTGGTACCTTGCTGCCTAATCAGGATGCTGCCCATGTGTCTGCTGCATTAGTTGTGCCATTCGAGACACAAAATAGGGAAGCAACTCCTGTAAATGCTAAGAACACATTTGTCAGTGAGAAATCCAGAAAGAGGAAGAAGGTTTCTGCACCCGAGGAGCTTGTGCCAAAATTTTCAGTTTCTCAACTTCAAGCAGAATCTGCTTCTGCAGCTTTTACTACTAATAATCTGCCTAATTCTGTGGGTCTTTCTTTGTCTTCTAATTCTCTAAGCACTGTTACATCTACTGGTCTAGTTTCAGCTACAACTCACCCCATAACTATGCCTTATTACCAAATATTAGGCAGTGGTCACACTCAGCAGAGGGTCACCTTCTCGAAAGAGACCTGCACTCAAATTGAGCACTCAAAGCTTCAAGCTGAGAATGCTTCTGCTTATGCTGCGGCTGCTGTCAGGCATGGTCAAGTTATTTGGGAGCAGATGGTTGCCCAAAGAAAATTAGGCTTGGCATCAGAAGTTGATCAGAAACTTGCCtctgcagctgcagcagctgctgcagcagctTCTGTTGCAAAGGCAGCTGCAGAAGTTGCCAAGGTTGCATCCGATGCTGCATTACAGGCTAAATTGATGGCCGATGATGCTCTAAATTCTTCTAATACAGGAATTACTATTAAAAATTCTGAAATCAGCTTTGATGTTGGAAAGAACTTGTTGACatcaactcctgtttcaagctccAAGGGCAAGGACAAGATCCGTGGTCCTTGTTCAATAATTTCTGAGGCACGTGAGACCACCAGAAAGAGGGTTGAAGCAGCTTCTGCTGCCATCAAGCGAGCAGAGAACTTGGATGCCATACTGAAAGCTGCAGAAATGGCTGCAGAGGCTGTATCACAAGCTGGAACCATCATTGCCATGGGGGATCCCTTACCATTCTCAATAAGTGAATTAGTAGAAGCAGGCCCTGAAGGTCATTGGAACATTCGTTGTGCAGCTATAAAAAAGGGGATTGAAACAAATGGTGTGCATGCTGGGGAGAATCTGGCTTTAGATTCGACTGTTGATCGTGAGGTAAATACAAGAAATTCAATCAAGCAACCATTGACCTGTAATGAGGGACAAAAAGTTTCTATTGTGGAAGAAATGCCTCCCAACAATAAGAAGTCCTTGTTATTGGAAGAAAATTCTGAAG TGGGTTATCTTACCCTG